In Rhizobium jaguaris, a single window of DNA contains:
- a CDS encoding L,D-transpeptidase, which yields MAAAATLTAEEVNNAAITSISTDRPANSRSRFDPAIAHLQVLLDRTGSSPGVIDGHNGENLGKAIAGFEIMQHLPVDGKLDPDVIGRLPDDAPAIQPYVISEDDGKDLVDRIPKDYAEQAKMHHLGYTSIAEKLAERFHMDINLFKALNPGASFAAGESVSVAMPGAARSGQVKRIEAHKKSGQVMAFAKDGSLLAAYPATIGSEETPSPTGTHKVKGVARMPPYTYNPKINFQLGSNWKILKLPSGPNNPVGTVWIDLTDPTYGIHGTPNPELIGKAGSHGCVRLTNWDVEELAGMVKPGVVVEFVD from the coding sequence ATGGCTGCCGCAGCGACGCTCACAGCGGAAGAGGTCAACAACGCTGCTATCACGTCGATATCGACCGACCGACCGGCCAACTCCCGATCCAGATTTGATCCCGCGATCGCCCATCTTCAGGTACTTCTCGACCGCACCGGCTCGTCTCCCGGAGTAATCGACGGTCATAACGGCGAAAACCTCGGCAAGGCGATTGCCGGCTTCGAGATCATGCAACATCTTCCGGTCGACGGAAAGCTGGATCCGGACGTCATCGGCCGGCTCCCTGACGATGCCCCCGCCATTCAGCCGTATGTCATATCGGAAGACGACGGAAAGGATCTCGTCGACAGGATTCCGAAGGATTATGCCGAACAGGCAAAGATGCACCACCTCGGCTATACGAGCATCGCCGAAAAGCTTGCCGAGCGTTTCCATATGGATATCAATCTCTTCAAGGCTCTCAATCCTGGTGCCTCCTTTGCTGCAGGAGAATCGGTTTCGGTGGCCATGCCCGGTGCCGCACGCTCCGGCCAGGTCAAAAGGATCGAGGCGCACAAGAAATCGGGACAGGTCATGGCCTTTGCGAAAGATGGTTCGTTACTGGCCGCATACCCGGCCACGATCGGCAGCGAGGAAACGCCCTCGCCGACCGGCACGCATAAGGTCAAAGGCGTCGCGCGGATGCCGCCCTACACGTATAATCCGAAAATCAACTTCCAGCTGGGCAGCAATTGGAAGATACTGAAGCTGCCCAGCGGACCGAATAACCCCGTCGGCACTGTCTGGATCGATCTGACTGACCCCACCTATGGGATCCACGGAACACCCAACCCAGAACTGATCGGCAAGGCCGGTTCTCATGGATGTGTCCGGCTGACGAACTGGGATGTCGAAGAGTTGGCCGGAATGGTCAAGCCCGGCGTGGTCGTCGAGTTTGTCGACTGA
- a CDS encoding ABC transporter permease: MNRLNTFAQKNRWVWSVLAVVILWIVLSSATGRFSISNLSGIVLSASFLTLIGLGQMFIVTTGRGNIDLSISSVITLNAYLALIVIRGDDHNLAMGLAVAAVLGLAIGLANAILVVRLRIPAIIATLATGYVLATATLLANKAIPGFVVSPTLKYIASARLAGIPVMTMIAVICAGVAAYVLRYTAYGRKLSAVGQSRAAAHLAGIRVGRIVTSTFLISSVLASFTGLLLGAYVGGAFLEMGQPYLLQSIAAVVLGGTLIFGGSATALGTALASVLLILIVTTMQILGLPPGAQDMVQGVVVILVLALAGRETRTRRVARAAPTGAQTPV; the protein is encoded by the coding sequence ATGAACCGGCTCAACACCTTTGCACAGAAAAACCGATGGGTTTGGTCGGTTTTGGCAGTCGTCATCCTGTGGATCGTTCTTTCCTCTGCCACCGGTCGGTTCAGCATCTCCAATCTGTCCGGAATCGTGTTGTCTGCGTCATTTCTGACATTGATCGGTCTTGGTCAGATGTTCATCGTGACGACTGGCAGGGGCAACATCGACCTGTCGATCTCATCGGTCATCACGCTCAATGCCTATCTTGCGCTTATCGTGATCCGTGGCGACGATCACAACCTTGCCATGGGACTGGCAGTCGCTGCTGTCCTTGGGCTGGCCATCGGATTGGCGAATGCGATCCTGGTTGTGAGGCTCCGGATTCCGGCAATCATTGCGACCCTTGCAACTGGCTACGTTTTGGCGACAGCCACATTGCTGGCCAACAAGGCAATTCCGGGCTTCGTCGTCAGTCCGACACTGAAATACATTGCCAGTGCCCGCCTCGCCGGAATTCCGGTGATGACGATGATCGCGGTCATCTGCGCGGGCGTGGCGGCTTATGTCCTGCGCTACACCGCCTATGGCCGCAAGCTGTCGGCTGTCGGGCAAAGCCGCGCGGCCGCCCATCTTGCCGGCATACGCGTTGGCCGGATCGTCACGTCGACGTTTCTGATCTCGTCGGTTCTTGCATCGTTTACCGGCCTTCTGCTTGGCGCATATGTTGGCGGGGCCTTTCTGGAGATGGGGCAGCCTTATTTGCTTCAGTCGATTGCCGCCGTCGTGCTTGGCGGAACGCTCATTTTTGGTGGCTCGGCGACGGCGCTTGGTACCGCCTTGGCGTCAGTGCTTCTCATTCTCATCGTGACCACCATGCAAATTCTTGGGTTGCCTCCAGGCGCTCAGGATATGGTGCAGGGGGTCGTTGTAATCCTCGTCCTTGCGCTGGCGGGCCGCGAAACTCGAACGAGACGCGTGGCTCGAGCTGCTCCAACTGGAGCACAGACGCCCGTTTGA